TTTAGATATTGTTGATCATCATGTCTACAGCTTCATACTATGTCATCATTTCTGTAGGATTGGAAGACTGAGAGGTACAAAGAAATTATTAAATCTGGAACTGTAAGTTATAATTTCTTCGATCCTGGTATATTGTAAATTTatactattgcaagcatgatgCTTAGAGTAGGAATTTCACTTCAGAAGATGAGAGAATTTTGTTTATGTGTGTGATTAGGTGGAGCCTAGACCAGGCGTGTTGCAATTAATGGATGACGCCAAGGGTGCGGTAATACAATttgattctctctctcttctcagttGTTTACAGGATTTGAGATAGAGCTTTTTATTTCGAGTGGTTAATGTAGTGAACATTCCTATTCTTTTCATGAAGGTTTGTGTTTTGTGCATAAATTTTTGGGATGCTGAAAAATTGACCTTCTTGTGTATCCAGCCTTAGTTAAAGTAATTTTTCTTTAATGTTGCAGGGTATTAGACTTGCTGTTTGCTCTGCAGCAACTAAAAGTTCAGTTGTACTATGCCTTGAGAATCTTATTGGAATAGTAAGCTTTTCTCTGAAAACTTTATTCTTGTAGTCTTTGAATGCCCAAAGTGATATTTTTATCCAGAGACATcacttcttgttttttttttctctttggttGTGCATTTTCATAGGAGCGGTTTGAAAGTCTTGACTGCTTTCTTGCAGGTATTCTACCCTTAATCTTTATGTCATAATATCTTTGCTAGTTTATGTGTCTTCTCATGAAGAAAATAAGCAATCTACCACTGATCTCGACATCATAATATTTTTGATAGTTTACGTGTTTTTTCATGAAGACAGTCAATAGAACCACAAATTAtattttgctttttatttttgAAGCAATTGTGATTTTCTTGAACAAAATGTTTTTAAAAAATGCGGTAGATTGACAATGGAGTTGTAAATAGTTCGGTCACCTTGAAATCTGACATCATAAAATATAATGCATCTGATTGCTTGACCATAGTCTTGCATCTTGAACTTCTATTGCTTCTTTTCATTTTGTTGCTTTGCTTGCTACTGTTTTTCCATACAAACAGTTCTACGTCAATATTCAAGCTATTTTTGCTTGCTTTACGTTCAGTACCTAATTGTGACAACAATCTAACATCGTCTCTGCCCTGTTGCCATTTATTTTCTTTCCTCTTATAGCtgagataaaaataaatggtGCTGTTCTTTTCATCCAGTTTACCGGTTGTTATCTGCCcaaaaaaaatctccatcaaCTATTCAGATGAAATCCCTGTGATTGGAATAATGGTGGAGGGTATGAGATAATAAGGTAACTAATAATAACTGTGCATGTAGGCGTTGATGGAGGTGATTGAGTGAATACCTATTTTCTAGTAAAATCAGCAAGCTCACATTTCTGAGTTCATAACAAAAATTGTTATAGAATTTCAATTCCAGTTAACTAATCATAATCATTAATTGTAGGAGCACCACCATATCAAGATTCTCCACGTCTAGCTGTTGTTGATCATGGACCTTTCTTTTGGATGCAACATATATGATCCAAAAAATCCAGGTGGGGCAATCGCCCCCCTCACCCCCTCTGGCTCTGCCATTGCATGGACCTCATCCCCCATACCCAAACATGATGCAAAAATTTTAAACGTGCACCTAGGCAGCCAAGGTGGCCATCATTGTGCTTGTCATCCTTTATATTACTGCTaaaatgatttattttaattggaaTCATGTTCTTGCATGGCAGCTGcagagatttttttaaaaactttttgcCTCCCTTTTCAGTCTCATGGGCATTATGAGAAGTCATGCAACTAACAAAAGGAGGAAAACCAATTATAGCTTGAACAATTTTCTCTATGTTTCAGTAAATACCACACATGTTATCCTTATTTCATGATGCATGGATGGCCTTAAATTTACTCGGGTTTCCTAGTACATTTgaaggaaaataaaaaataaaaagcaaattTCTGCTAAGGTTCCTTCTTTCAAGTATTATTAAGGTTAAAAGATAcatattctttaaaaattatttcataccCTAAGTATGCCTGGGAACTATTTATAAAAAATGGAGAAGCATCACCCTCGACTTGCCTCCTAACCTACCTATCAAAGTTTTCCTCTTCATGTTGAAGGTGCAGCACCCTGAACCCTAGGACATACTTACCTTTTCTTGGAAAACTGATATACCTGTCAACCATATGGATAGTATTTTAATCTATTGTGAACAtgataattatatttttgtggATAACTCAGCTGGACAGCCTCAACTTTGAGATAGGGTATTGTTTTCTTGTACAAGGACGTTTGGACATGTGGGTTAGACACTCTTCCTTTGGACTCTGTACTTTCCTATTGGCATGTGGTTACTTCAAAGGGTAAGAAAACAATTGGTCTGTTGTGGTCATAATATATCTGGGCTTGGATTTTCTTTACCATTTTTCATGGTGTCTGCTAAAACTTGCTGTCTATTAGAACCAAGCTGGCATTTATGTTGCATCTAACTCAATGCACCAATGGATATTGAGGTGGATATACCCATAGATCCTGAGAAGCTTTCTTTAGCAATTATTTTTGCCTCGAACATATACTCCTCTTTCCAATTGAATGCTCCTTTTAACCTATGGATTGACATTCATATTGTCTGCAATTTCTGTCACCTTTTTGAGCAAGTTTGACATTTATGATCTGTTATGAGGGAAGTGTTGGTTTgcaatgatcttttattttattgACTTTTATTGTGATTATCTTTTCATGcacaaatattttatgatttcatctATGTTGGTTCCCCTCCATTGGGAACTCAATAATCAATAGTAGTGTCTTTTAATTCCATATCTATGTTGAACCCATTTGCAATTTCTGTACTGATGTTTCCTCCATTGGGAGCTTTCATACAGACATCTTAGGATTTAACTAATTTACCATctcgattttttttaaaaaaatttttaatctttttataagCTCAAGCTCATTcctgaaaactaaaaaataaaagttatatgAGAAAATCTTCAAACAGATACGAACAGGTTTCCTAttgttctctcttttcttcttcatctgCTTGATTTAAGGGTATTAGATAAGCAAGCTGTCGATTTTTGAAGTCTTCCACTGCTTTCGAAGTGTTTGCAAAATTAGATAGTTATGAACTAATGAAGTGAGTTTATATCTTTGCAAAAGATATTTAAGCACCCTTGTGCATCATCCATACTTTGTCTATGTTAACGGACAAATTTGCAAACAAGCCTCAGATCCCCTGCAATTTTTCATCTTGGCtttctttatatattttgttGATTAACGAGCACACTGTTAATCCTAAAACTATTTTCACAACTGTTAGCAAACAATCTGATTAGTGGTCTGGCATGTCTAGTGGATCCGATCACCTTTTATCGTACATTTTAGGAATTTACAGCTCCTATTTTATGGCCTTTTATAATTTTAGCAGAAAATCCAAGAATCAATTCATTGCTTGCATTTCCAGTCCTCTTTTTGATCTTATTCTTCAAATTATAAACATATCTTTTTGCAACGGCATCATCTGTTGTCTTTTATAAATATAAACTCACTGCTACCCACTTTTCACTTTTGAAGTGTTGGGTTGTTTTGACGAACCAAATCATGATATAATGTGATTTTATATGTTTTTGGAGAAGTTGTGGTTCAACTAAGTCCATTTATGGATGAAATTTCAGACAATAATACAAATTTTAAACTCCTGAATTTACAAATGGACAACTTAACTGCTTTTTGAAATTTCCTCTTCCTCTGTCTTTGTTTGATTTCATTcatttttgcaacaaaaaaacCCTTTCTGAAAAAATATTAACTGATACAAgctaatttaagaataaaaagaGAACGCCATTTTACAAAGATATACATCCCAACACAAATTTAACAAGAAAAACAATTTGTTCAAAGCAGTTCTGATAACAACAAATACTGTCAATAGAAACTTGGTTGAGTATTATATGCTCGATAAACACTCCATGTAAATTTTGATCACGTGTTTGACTCAACTGTGTCAGAATATGGGGCACAAGCTTCCATTATAGGATCAAGTCATAATTTATTCTCACTGTTATCTATAATCTTTTGTGTTTTGCAGGTGATGATGTCATAGCAAAGAAGCCTGATCCATCAATTTATTTAACAGCTGCAAGGGTAGTTAAAAATACATAAGTAtcattcttcttaagagctttcATCAATTATTGTTGCTTGGCTTATATCACTAGCTGTTATACTGAAACATTGAACATTTACCAACCAGAAACTTGGTGTGCTAGGGAAGAACTGTTTGGTGGTGGAGGATAGTGTCATTGGGCTACAAGTATGTCTTTGGCTTTATGTTTTAATATAGTCTGGAACTTTACTTTTAgtggatttgatcagaatttttaaCTTTCACAGGCAGCAAGTGGAGCAGGAATGCCATGTATAATAACTTATACATCTTCTACCGCGAACCAGGTTTGATTCTTTTTCCTTGTGATAACTTTTTTGTCCCATGGTCATAGGAATTGCTGTTCAAGGTGATACGATCATTCTTTCATGTCCTTAGGattttaaagatgctattgcaaCCTACCCTGACTTGAGCAATGTGAGGTATGCATCTCCAAAATGTCTAAGAGTCCAGTTTGTTCATTTGTTTGATCCTTTTTTGGGCAATACGGTGGTAATAAGCCATCAATAGAGCTTGAACCCTGGGCCTTTCCCAAGGCCAAACCTTGGGAGAGAGGTGCCAGCCATCTTAGTGAATAGTTATTGGCCTTTTGTTTGACTTTTGCAGTCATAAAATAACTTAATATCCTTGCAGGCTACAGGATCTTAAATCATTGCTTCAAAATTCTTTGGTTGCTAACTAGTAAGTCCGTGTTGGTTTCACATTATGTGGCCTCAACTACTTCTGGCGGTCCAAGGAAGGTTGAGGAATGATTGTAATTTTAGTACCTTCGAAGATTCGCTGATTTCCATCATGAATCTCAAAGTTGATTCATTGAATCTTCCAATCCAATTGGAAGCTTGATATAgtgtatataataatttttatttcacaTCCCATTGGTATTCCTATCATGTACTATTTTCCACTTTATAATTCTCTATGTATAATATAGGGGCTTCCTTGGAACTGAGCCTGCCCATTTTTTGCATTTCACCATTGTTTTCCTTGGGTAAAGGCAAATATAAAGTAAGAATCTGCTTGTTTGCAGATATGGACTATTTTTCCCGGAATTATTTACTTCTGAGACATGAAGTGTTTGCTGATCTTTGCTGGGAGTATGTTTGACACCGTTCTTTTTTGGATATTACGTGAAATTAGATTGAAGCCAGGACTTTCCAGCAAGTGTTGTGGAGAGACATGCTAACTGGCTGAAATAAATCCTGGTTGCTAATCTATCTATCCATCCTTGTCTCTCTGTCCGTGTCTGTCCTGTCATCAAtgttgtttttttgtttttttgttttaacAATAATATGGTTTCCAGCAGCAACAGCTAGCTAGAGAGCAGGAAGAAGGCCACTCTTCCATGACTTTCATTGTTTTATGCCGATTCAAACGTTGGCTAGAAGTGATGACTTTTTGTCAAGAACCAAGAGATTTAAAGAGATCAACTAAGGATAAACAATTGATATGCAAGTTTCTAATTCGTCTTTTCACTCAAAAAATGTCTACAAATTGGTCAAAGGAGATCGACGACTTAACGGATCACTCATTGCCCGAACAGGTTGCTTGAAAATACCTATATAACTTATTAGATGATTCCCTGACGTTAGAGGAAGAGATCTTGACATTGAAAAAGGATTTGATATGGGACCGTTTATAGATAAAAATTACCACGTCACATGGTGGACAGCTGCTCGGAAAATAATATCCCAGATAGGACAAACAGAAACCCCACCCTTCAGCggaaaatttatatatgataaaggATAAATTTACCCATCACGGCATCTCTCTCCAAACTTGTTTCACCTAACACACGAAGAGTACATTAATCTATCATATCTCTTCCGAACGCTTGAATTCAATATGATCATGTGCTCGCAGCAAACAGATCGCAATGATATCAAACGCTAGGCTTTTCAATGACGTGCAATAAAGTCCAGAGCTGCACATTTGTCCCATAAATGATTTCATATAGCTTGTCAGACAACTTCAAATAATTCACCAAAGATAAGATCCGACATCTAGGTCCCTTTCCTTGCGAGGAGCACCTCCTTGACCAATCTCTCCAAATTCAGTGAAGAGGGCCCACCAGGCAGGCTTGCCCCAACTGCACTCTCCTTCCACGCCATTGCTCTCTTCTTCATCTCCTTCCCCTTCTCCCCCTTCATCAGCTCCCTTATCATCCCTTCCaccacctctctcttcacattgtTGTCGATCTCCATGCCAATGCCCCACTCAGTGCACACGTACCGGCAGTTGGTCTGCTGCTCGGCGAAGAACGGCCAGCTCAGCATCGGCACCCCTTCGCATATGCTCTCCACCGTCGAATTCCACCCGCTGTGCGTCAAGAACCCTCCGATTGCCGGGTTCGATAATATCTCCTCCTGGGGGCACCAGCTTGCAAGCAGACCTCTCTCCTTGGTCTCCTCCAAGAACTCCAGTGGCAGCACAGCAGCGTCACCTTTGACAAGGTCGGGTCTAATTATCCACAAGAAGTCATGGCCGCTATTGGCCAGTCCCCACGCAAACTCTATGAGTTGTTGATTCGTCATGACTGTTATGCTACCAAAGTTGACATATACTACGGAGTTGGGATTTTTGCCGGCTAACCAGTTCGAACAAGCCGGCTCTTCCTTCCATAGGTTTGACCCCAGGGCCGAAACTGGGCTTGCGGAAAGCTGGCGAGCAAGCAAGGTTAGTGGTCCTATGGGGTAGATGGGTGGGAGTATTGTTGCCATGGCATCGAGGACTGGCTGTTCCAATTCATCGAAGGTATTTAGGATGATTGCCGACGCCATGGTTGCCCTCTTGCATTCATGCAAAGCGAAGTTGATCATGGTGTCGTCGGGATCCGTAGTTCGGATGAAGCTCGGAATGTCCCTTAGCCGCATGTTCTTCAATCCTGGTATCCAGTCCACATGTGTGTCGAGATATCCATTGCTAAGATCACTCGCATCTATTCAGAGAAATCTAAAGATTTTAGAattgagaaagaaagaaaaaaaaaaaaaaagcaatttaATTTGAGGTAGCAAGGGCcaaactctggttctagtgctgaGTGTTTACCTTTAAGCGGCACAAGGCCTCTGTCCATAAGGTGGCGGTAGTGGAGGTAGGCCATGAATCCACAAGCACTTGTGGTCCAGAACAAGACCTCAGGGACTCCGAGCTCCTTCGCAGCATCCAAAGTGAAGCTCATGACACCATCTGAGATGATGCAGGTCAGTGGGGGACCATCGAGCATCGAGAGGAGACGGCGGAAGTGGGGAAGGCAGGTGGTCATGGTGGAGTAGCAAAGAGAGGGGACGTCTTGGGTCGCGTTCGCGTCGGAAGGAGGGAGACCATCAGGGATGGTGGAGAAGCGGAAGTCGGGGAGACCGTCGAGGGAAGAGGGGCCTTGAGACTTGAGGAGGCGGCGGTGGTTGAACTCGGTGTTGACGAAGGTGATGTAGAAGCCCTTGGAGTGAAGGAGCTTGGCGAGCTTGAGCATGGGGGTTACATGGCCTTGGGCCGGGTAAGGGACGCAGACGACATGAGGCTTCTCAAATGGTGTGGAAGCCATCTCTCTTCTTgtccgtgtgtgtgtgtgtgtttgaggGACCCTGGGCGTTGCCTATATAATGCTTTATATGGAGCGAAGATGAATGCTTTCAGGACTCTCGCTTGTGAGGAGCCATAGGCTGCAATTTCTTATAATAGCGCCTCCATGATGGTGGGTATTTAAATATGAGCGTGGACCCTCCGCGGTGCATCACGTGCACCATTCATTGCACAATGGACAACGGCACATGGATGTGGATGCATGTCTTATATGACTGTACACACCTATCCATCATGTGATAGATAGTGCATGCGATATATAATACTGTATGATATATCATCAATTGTACTTTTTAAATACTGTTGCACATGTGATTGAGATTGGATCTCCAAAATTTCAGGTATTTCAAATACAATAACATTATAATAACATCTGGATAAAATTACAGGGATATCCGTCTAAATTTCAACAATTTGCACTGAAAATataaaatagttaaaaaatattAGTTGGCCATCAAAACTTTAAATCCATTATAATATATCCTAGATATCTATAATTTAAATCCTGACGTCGTTGATgaagtgagaaaaaaaaagataaaaatatctttgattCAAATAGATCAATTCGTAACTGCTTCATCCTCTATCATTCATTTATTTGCACAAATCCCAAAATATTTCATTCTTTATCATCGATCTATCAAtaaagatctcaaagcactcaatTATTTATCATGCTTCCATCTGCACAGATTTCAAAGCACTCCATTCTCTATCATCAATCTATTTGTATAGATCTTAAAGCATTCTATCTTCTATGATTAAGTCAtctgcatcgatcttaaaatgcTTTGTTCTCTATCATCTATCCACTTGCATAAATATCAAAACACTCCATCCATCTATATAAATATCAAAACATTTTGTTCTTTATCATTCATCTATTTTTAGAGATCTTAAAGTattctattttttattatctatatCCATCTATATTGAACTCAAAGTGTTCCATCTTCTGTCATTTATCTATTTACACAATCCCAAACACTCCCTCTATCATTTATCCATTTGCACGGATCTCAAAGTTTTTCATCCCTTATCATTTATTCGTTTACATATATCTCAAAGTACTTCATCTTCTATCATTTATCCTactatatagatctcaaagcgctccaccctttatattcatccatctACATAGATGTCAAGACACTCCATCCTAAATCATCCACTCATGTGTATAGATTTAAAAGCCTTTCATCATTTATAATCCATGTGCCTGCATAAATCAACATATTTCATGATTTATCATTCATTTACATGCACAAATCTTAAAGTATTCCATTCTTTGACATGTATCAATATGcacagatctcaaaataattcatcatttatcatccatttgcTTGCACAGACTTAGAGCACTTAATCTTTTGATATTTATCTATTTGCATAGATTTCAAAGTTCTCCTTCTCAATTCGCACCTACATAAGCAGCCCTTTGTTGAGTTGGTAGGAAGGGCAAtcttgaaatttgataaaaatttatttatcatatgACCTATAATATTCTGTAATGGAGATGGACACTTTGATCATGTTACAATTAATTTGAAGTTTCGATGGtttactaaaatttttaaaatttttaaaatataaatggtCAAATATGAGAGGATGGTTCTACAATCTTATCAAATGttaaattatgaatcatgatggtttgctaaaatttttaaaatttttaaaatataaatggtCAAATATGGGAGGATGATTCTACAATCTTATCAAATGTTAAATCATGAGTCATGATGTTATGAATGCTcgtaggagaaaaaaaaaaaaaaaaacaaagacggGAAGGAAAAGCATTTAATGATCAAAGAATAATTAAATGAGATATCATACTTCGCAGTCCAGGAGTGCAGATATGGATGGcacagttttttttcttttttaagcgTCGCGAGATTGGCGTGGAGGTGCATTAATTAGGTCAAAGCAACTTCGCTGGCACTGCACCGGTGCCGCGGTACCCCAAGCGTCACAATCTACACCGCAGGTAGTGATAAGCTGAACATATAAGGACCCGtggtttactattttttttttcggaAAACaacttctcaaaaaattattttaaaaaaattattttttataaatataaattaatatatttaattaattataaataaaaaatttattttataataatttatatttgattgaacatttatttttctaaaaaattatataaaatatctattatatttttaataaatataaaatcatatcttttctttccaaattttatatagataataatattatatctatattaatataaatataatattattatactataatacaacattaaatcataataacttattatattaatataatattaatattttaatatactaaatttaataatattaatataaatattatattatactaatacaaatactatattaatattaataaaggtattatattagtataaatgctaaaataatattaatatattataatattatattatactgatataaatattaagataaaattaatataatactatattaatTTTGTGAGGAGAATATGAAGATCTTATCATATATCGCTATTCAATATTTCACCTAAACCATCTATTAATATTTTGCAAAATTTTAGTCAATAGAGATAAAGATTCTTGGATACAAATATTAGTATATAagtttatttttgtactatatgATTTTGGTTTATTGTAGCTAATATCTGTTTTATGATTGTCCGtatgattatttatatttttgtatCATATGTTTATATCAAATATTGATGGTTTTCTTAATGATTTGGGTTATAATATTAgttgttgtggttctaataatatagAGGATACCAATAGTTTcacattggttgtgagtcaaggagGACTCACGTTTATAAGGAGGAGATCATCTTTTTCAAATGAGGTACTTTTTGAAGGGTAAAACCGTGAGGTTTATGGATCAAATGGATAATACCTCACGTATTGGGCTAAGCCCTTATCCACAACAATGGTACACTAGATAGGGGTCGAGATCCACCTAGATTGATTGTGGTGCTCCTCGGACTGTACATATTTGAAGTCCCCCTTAACTGGAGGGTTTTGTTGTGATTttaataatgtggagggcactAATAGTCCCATATTGATTGTAAGATAATATGGATAGCAcgaatagtcccacatcggttgtgagtcaaagaGAACTCGCGCTTATAAAGAGAGATCATCCTTCCTGAGCATTTTGAAGCATAAAACTATGAGATCCATCGactagagcggacaatacctcacgtgtcaGGCCAAGCCTTTGTCCGCAACATCAGTCATTGAGAATCTTAAAAAGAACATAATATGATACAATATTTGTCTAGCATAATTgagatttaataaattaataattaagaaAGAGATATTTGGACTAGCATACGTTAAATTATGAATAACCTCATCACAATTAGAAACATGACACTGAGAAAAGTCTATCATAGGTAGAAACATGATACTAAGAATAATCCACCTAGACAAGAACATGATAGTGAGATAGTCCCACCATGAATAGAAACATTGTACTTAAGTTTGCTAGTCATAGGCTAGACCGTGaccattattaatttaaaatcctAAAAATAACGATTAATTGATCCAAATCTTGTTAATGAGATATGGGTGATAAAACATGAAACTATAATTAATTAAAGAGTTTTGCTaaatgatatatatatgtatggtaTATTGCTTTTGAAAAAGATGGACATCTGGTGGTATATTATGCATATTTTGCATATGTTGCTATTGATTTATACTAaatacttgatatgagatttcgtAGCTTATATTTTCTTTTGATATTATTTATCTTGGAAACTATGACTCCCGATATGCCGCCTCAGTCCGTGTGCTCCTCCAAGAAGAATTCTACATCTTTCTCCCTGCTTTCTTCCTCTTACATCTTTCTTGTATCTTCCTCTTTGCTGTTTTCCTCTTCTGAGATCATGGTGCCGTGTACGGAGAATGTTGCCAATCCTAGCCTCCCAAGCCTAGAGGGCCCCCAAGCCTCCACTCTACTGGCATCCAATGTTGCCAATTTTGCTGCTTGTGCTGAGGTTGATTGCCTAGAAGAGGAAATTTCGATCAAGCTAATGAACTCCGAGGTTTCCGAGTAGGAGACTTCATTGACCGCACCGTAGTAGGCCACCAAGGAGAGCTGGAACTAGTGGATCAAGCTATGTACTCCGAAGCTCTTGGTATCGATCCAATTGATGCTGCTATCTTGGCGCCACGGTGTCCAAGTCAATGCTACCATGGTGTTGGCCAATTTGTCTTTGGAGGCACCCAACAAGGTCCAGATCATTCGGTCTAGGGAGATGCCGCTGTTGGTGGAAGCCCTTAAGAATGGCCACCTAGAGGTGCAGGATCATACAGCGAGGGCAATCTTTAGCCTGACCGATCGTCCACGACACCTAGACCACACAAATCTGACATCGAAATCCAATTGGATCGTTGACATTAGTGAGGATCATTTGGTTTCCGTCGGACTTAATATCAGGCTTTGAATGGGGTCAGGTTTGGATCATGCTTAGGTCAGTCCAAAGGTATACCTAAGCTCGGGGCTTTAAATCTTAGGCCAAATCCAGTCCAAATTTTTTGGATCGAACTTGAAGCCCAACCAGAAGTTGGCCCAGCTCGGGCCTAATTCCGTCCCTACTTGATTGTAGTTTGGATTTTGTGGATGAAAGGATAGATAGATAGAACTTGATTGATATATGTTAGATGATTGAAAgatgattaaatttataattatacaaGTTTTATTGATTGTTATGGATTGAGATCGTTATCTTTTATGAATATTGAAGTTGTAACAGATTTTAAGAC
This genomic window from Elaeis guineensis isolate ETL-2024a chromosome 13, EG11, whole genome shotgun sequence contains:
- the LOC105056801 gene encoding 7-deoxyloganetin glucosyltransferase, producing MASTPFEKPHVVCVPYPAQGHVTPMLKLAKLLHSKGFYITFVNTEFNHRRLLKSQGPSSLDGLPDFRFSTIPDGLPPSDANATQDVPSLCYSTMTTCLPHFRRLLSMLDGPPLTCIISDGVMSFTLDAAKELGVPEVLFWTTSACGFMAYLHYRHLMDRGLVPLKDASDLSNGYLDTHVDWIPGLKNMRLRDIPSFIRTTDPDDTMINFALHECKRATMASAIILNTFDELEQPVLDAMATILPPIYPIGPLTLLARQLSASPVSALGSNLWKEEPACSNWLAGKNPNSVVYVNFGSITVMTNQQLIEFAWGLANSGHDFLWIIRPDLVKGDAAVLPLEFLEETKERGLLASWCPQEEILSNPAIGGFLTHSGWNSTVESICEGVPMLSWPFFAEQQTNCRYVCTEWGIGMEIDNNVKREVVEGMIRELMKGEKGKEMKKRAMAWKESAVGASLPGGPSSLNLERLVKEVLLARKGT